In one Neobacillus sp. CF12 genomic region, the following are encoded:
- a CDS encoding cation diffusion facilitator family transporter — protein sequence MEEQGFLDLKRGERGAIISIIAYICLSALKLAVGFTANSAALKADGLNNVTDIVASVAVLIGLKLSQRPADDDHPYGHWKAETVASMVASFIMMAVGLKVAYDAIFSIFYAQNESPDVISAWTGLFCAFIMYLVYRYNKKLAKEINSQSVMAAAKDNLSDAWVSVGTFVGIIGSQFGLPWLDPLAAVLVGFLICKTAWDIFKEASLYLTDGFDEKEIEIYKQTIHQCQGVKGVKEIKARNYGNNVVVDVVILVNSTLDVKSAHDIATKVEDELIAKHQVYDVHVHVEPK from the coding sequence ATAGAAGAACAAGGTTTTTTGGATTTAAAAAGAGGAGAGCGCGGAGCCATAATAAGTATTATTGCTTATATTTGCTTGTCCGCATTAAAACTAGCCGTAGGATTTACAGCAAATTCGGCAGCATTGAAAGCAGACGGCTTGAATAATGTAACCGATATTGTTGCTTCGGTTGCTGTTCTTATTGGTCTTAAATTATCGCAAAGGCCGGCAGATGACGACCACCCTTATGGGCACTGGAAAGCAGAAACGGTTGCTTCAATGGTTGCGTCCTTTATTATGATGGCAGTGGGTCTGAAAGTTGCATACGATGCTATTTTTAGTATTTTTTATGCACAAAATGAATCTCCTGATGTAATCTCCGCCTGGACGGGACTATTTTGTGCATTCATTATGTACCTTGTTTATCGCTATAATAAAAAACTGGCAAAAGAAATAAACAGCCAATCTGTTATGGCTGCAGCAAAGGATAATCTATCTGATGCATGGGTAAGTGTGGGTACGTTCGTTGGGATTATCGGTTCACAGTTTGGTCTGCCGTGGCTGGATCCTTTAGCAGCAGTACTAGTAGGATTCCTCATTTGCAAAACTGCCTGGGATATTTTTAAGGAAGCGTCCCTCTATTTAACAGATGGATTTGATGAAAAGGAAATAGAAATATATAAACAGACTATTCATCAGTGTCAGGGAGTTAAAGGGGTGAAGGAAATAAAAGCGAGGAATTATGGAAATAACGTAGTTGTTGATGTTGTTATCCTCGTTAATTCCACTTTAGATGTAAAGAGCGCACATGATATTGCTACAAAAGTAGAAGATGAATTAATTGCAAAACATCAAGTTTATGACGTACATGTACATGTTGAACCTAAATAA